A genomic window from Candidatus Thiocaldithrix dubininis includes:
- a CDS encoding CHAT domain-containing protein produces the protein MNTATLGLFRLDDHQFQLRLADAAQRVYFQSTPLSREALQPLFDLTQSHYHVKAPDLKQQGRDLFNWFNRHTQGHLAQLRQASPALALYIEIQQGANDLGLRHLPWELLHDGKQFCCADALHLFTPIRLASEHNQNWQPAKRPLQVLFMASSPEDVQPVLDFEAEEAGILRATEQKPLALHVEESGSLQGLEECLLALPDAPDVLHLSGHAQLLANSEAVFLLENDEGFLQSATATQLAKVLIHAERVPRLLFLSGCETGKADMNRDVLSFAENLVQAQVPMVLGWALPVGDAAASQAAAVLYEKLANGLDMAKAVAATRQFLFEQNSPYWHLLRCFANRCALNPLIAKGKIRFVPPAVTQQAFLDAGNTIAVCKREDFVGRRRLLQRSLRQLHTLFGYTGYGEGLLLYGMGGLGKSSTAARLLERLSATHLKAVHYGRLDEISLLASLRKALNPQVHTLLDDPERSLYARLYALFQPENNAYCDKPLVIVLDDFEQNIPKAQREQGKVNAQDYEPQSLQVLHSVLQAIHDSYSDVRVIITCRYDVPIAVPYVVHKASLSALRDAELAKKLQRMAGFQQATPAHRAQAITLADGNPRLLEWLDQVLLNPQIAVDELFARLQAEALRFREAILLQALVDAQSRAVRRVIALTALYRVPVPLLAIETLSADTQTQYHLVQAVNVGLVEQSEEQGQAHYFVSSLLDTALARELQDAECEALQAAAAQTIYECWGETGTEAQRLEVVRLAVAGKVVSVAIEIGHRLAFTMHYQYRWAEAESLCQQILQVSDDFRILRTLAQVQQRLGKGEAAKAAIERAVSTTPPGDHVSDELRRERALSFGAYADILKARGQLDEALRIRTQEQMPVYEQLGEVREIAITKGQIADILQARGQLDEALRIRTTDELPVYEQLGEVREIAITKGQIADILQARGQLDEALRIRTQEQMPVYEQLGEVRSIAITKGKIADILQARGQLDEALRIRTQEQMPVYEQLGEVRSIAITKGQIADILQARGQLDEALRIRTQEQMPVYEQLGEVRSIAITKGKIADILQARGQLDEALRIRTQEQMPVYEQLGEVRSIAITKGQIADILQARGQLDEALRIRTTDELPVYEQLGEVRSIAITKGQIADILQARGQLDEALRIRTTDELPVYEQLGEVRSIAITKGKIADILQARGQLDEALRIRTQEQMPVYEQLGEVRSIAITKGKIADILQARGQLDEALRIRTQEQMPVYEQLGEVRSIAITKGKIADILQARGQLDEALRIRTQEQMPVYEQLGEVRSIAITKGKIADILQARGQLDEALRIRTQEQMPVYEQLGEVRSIAITKGKIADILQARGQLDEALRIRTTDELPVYEQLGDTRALLIGRTNTALLLWQIDAEQHQAEIQNLLQLALADAKQMQIPEAEQIEGIMQRLNSTTTPTAPKANRFW, from the coding sequence ATGAATACCGCGACCCTCGGTTTATTTCGTCTTGACGACCATCAATTTCAGTTGCGTTTAGCCGATGCGGCGCAGCGTGTTTATTTTCAAAGTACGCCGCTTAGCCGTGAAGCCTTACAGCCTTTATTCGACCTTACACAAAGCCACTATCACGTAAAAGCCCCCGATTTAAAGCAACAAGGGCGGGACTTGTTCAACTGGTTTAATCGGCACACCCAAGGGCATTTAGCGCAATTGCGCCAAGCCTCCCCCGCGCTGGCTTTGTATATTGAGATACAACAAGGCGCGAATGATTTGGGTTTGCGCCATTTGCCGTGGGAATTGCTACACGATGGCAAGCAATTTTGCTGTGCCGATGCGTTGCATTTATTCACGCCGATTCGACTGGCAAGTGAGCATAACCAAAACTGGCAGCCCGCCAAACGCCCCTTGCAAGTGTTATTCATGGCGAGTTCGCCGGAAGATGTGCAACCCGTGTTGGATTTTGAGGCGGAAGAAGCCGGTATTTTGCGCGCCACTGAACAAAAACCGTTGGCGCTGCATGTTGAAGAAAGCGGTTCATTACAAGGCTTAGAGGAATGCTTGCTGGCACTGCCCGACGCGCCGGATGTGCTGCATCTTAGTGGCCATGCGCAATTGCTAGCCAACAGCGAAGCGGTGTTTTTATTAGAAAACGATGAAGGCTTTTTGCAATCCGCCACTGCCACACAATTAGCCAAAGTGTTGATTCATGCTGAGCGTGTGCCGCGTTTATTGTTTTTATCCGGTTGCGAAACCGGCAAAGCGGATATGAACCGCGACGTGTTGTCATTTGCCGAAAACTTGGTGCAAGCACAAGTGCCGATGGTGTTAGGTTGGGCTTTGCCGGTGGGTGATGCGGCAGCTTCGCAAGCGGCGGCGGTGCTGTATGAAAAACTGGCAAATGGTTTAGACATGGCTAAAGCGGTGGCTGCCACGCGCCAGTTTTTGTTTGAACAAAACTCGCCTTATTGGCATTTATTACGCTGTTTTGCCAATCGTTGCGCGTTAAACCCACTGATTGCCAAAGGCAAAATTCGTTTTGTGCCGCCTGCGGTTACACAACAAGCTTTTTTGGATGCGGGTAATACGATTGCGGTGTGTAAACGTGAAGACTTTGTGGGGCGGCGGCGTTTATTGCAGCGCAGTTTGCGCCAATTGCACACACTGTTTGGCTATACAGGTTATGGCGAAGGACTTTTATTGTATGGCATGGGTGGTTTGGGCAAAAGCAGCACTGCCGCGCGTTTGCTGGAGCGCTTAAGTGCCACGCATCTAAAAGCGGTGCACTATGGGCGTTTGGATGAAATCAGTTTGCTCGCGAGTTTGCGCAAAGCCTTGAACCCGCAAGTGCATACCCTATTGGATGACCCTGAACGGTCTTTGTATGCGCGTTTATATGCGCTATTCCAGCCAGAAAATAATGCGTATTGCGATAAACCGTTAGTTATCGTTTTGGATGATTTTGAACAAAATATTCCCAAAGCACAGCGCGAACAAGGCAAGGTCAATGCGCAAGATTATGAGCCGCAAAGCCTGCAAGTGCTGCATAGCGTGTTGCAAGCCATTCACGACAGCTATAGCGATGTGCGAGTGATTATTACCTGTCGGTATGATGTACCGATTGCCGTACCTTATGTGGTGCACAAAGCCAGTTTGAGTGCTTTACGGGATGCGGAATTAGCCAAAAAACTCCAACGTATGGCAGGTTTCCAACAAGCCACGCCCGCGCATCGCGCCCAAGCCATCACGCTTGCCGACGGCAACCCGCGTTTATTGGAATGGTTGGATCAAGTCTTATTGAACCCGCAGATTGCGGTAGATGAACTGTTTGCGCGTTTGCAAGCCGAAGCGCTGCGCTTTCGCGAAGCCATTTTATTGCAAGCCTTAGTCGATGCACAAAGCAGAGCGGTACGCCGCGTGATAGCCCTAACCGCGTTGTATCGTGTGCCCGTGCCTTTGCTGGCGATTGAAACACTCAGTGCCGACACACAAACCCAATACCATTTGGTGCAAGCAGTGAACGTGGGTTTGGTAGAGCAAAGTGAAGAGCAAGGGCAAGCGCATTATTTTGTATCCAGTTTGTTGGATACTGCCCTTGCCAGAGAACTCCAAGACGCAGAATGCGAGGCATTGCAAGCTGCCGCCGCGCAAACCATCTATGAATGTTGGGGGGAAACCGGCACAGAAGCACAACGCTTGGAAGTGGTGCGTTTGGCAGTAGCGGGTAAAGTGGTAAGTGTGGCGATAGAAATTGGGCATCGTTTAGCCTTCACTATGCACTATCAATACCGCTGGGCTGAAGCCGAAAGCTTATGCCAACAGATTTTACAGGTGAGCGACGATTTTCGGATTTTAAGAACTTTGGCACAAGTGCAACAACGCTTAGGTAAGGGCGAAGCGGCCAAGGCAGCAATTGAACGTGCCGTGAGCACTACGCCCCCAGGGGATCATGTATCCGATGAATTAAGGCGCGAACGTGCTTTAAGCTTTGGCGCATACGCCGACATCTTAAAAGCGCGCGGGCAACTCGATGAAGCCTTACGCATTCGCACCCAAGAGCAAATGCCCGTGTATGAACAACTCGGCGAGGTGCGCGAAATCGCGATCACCAAAGGACAAATCGCCGACATCCTGCAAGCGCGCGGGCAACTCGATGAAGCCTTACGCATTCGCACCACTGATGAATTGCCCGTGTATGAACAACTCGGCGAGGTGCGCGAAATCGCGATCACCAAAGGACAAATCGCCGACATCCTGCAAGCGCGCGGGCAACTCGATGAAGCCTTACGCATTCGCACCCAAGAGCAAATGCCCGTGTATGAACAACTCGGCGAGGTGCGCTCCATCGCGATCACCAAAGGAAAAATCGCCGACATCCTGCAAGCGCGCGGGCAACTGGATGAAGCCTTACGCATTCGCACCCAAGAGCAAATGCCCGTGTATGAACAACTCGGCGAGGTGCGCTCCATCGCGATCACCAAAGGACAAATCGCCGACATCCTGCAAGCGCGCGGGCAACTGGATGAAGCCTTACGCATTCGCACCCAAGAGCAAATGCCCGTGTATGAACAACTCGGCGAGGTGCGCTCCATCGCGATCACCAAAGGAAAAATCGCCGACATCCTGCAAGCGCGCGGGCAACTGGATGAAGCCTTACGCATTCGCACCCAAGAGCAAATGCCCGTGTATGAACAACTCGGCGAGGTGCGCTCCATCGCGATCACCAAAGGACAAATCGCCGACATCCTGCAAGCGCGCGGGCAACTGGATGAAGCCTTACGCATTCGCACCACTGATGAATTGCCCGTGTATGAACAACTCGGCGAGGTGCGCTCCATCGCGATCACCAAAGGACAAATCGCCGACATCCTGCAAGCGCGCGGGCAACTCGATGAAGCCTTACGCATTCGCACCACTGATGAATTGCCCGTGTATGAACAACTCGGCGAGGTGCGCTCCATCGCGATCACCAAAGGAAAAATCGCCGACATCCTGCAAGCGCGCGGTCAACTGGATGAAGCCTTACGCATTCGCACCCAAGAGCAAATGCCCGTGTATGAACAACTCGGCGAGGTGCGCTCCATCGCGATCACCAAAGGAAAAATCGCCGACATCCTGCAAGCGCGCGGTCAACTGGATGAAGCCTTACGCATTCGCACCCAAGAGCAAATGCCCGTGTATGAACAACTCGGCGAGGTGCGCTCCATCGCGATCACCAAAGGAAAAATCGCCGACATCCTGCAAGCGCGCGGTCAACTGGATGAAGCCTTACGCATTCGCACCCAAGAGCAAATGCCCGTGTATGAACAACTCGGCGAGGTGCGCTCCATCGCGATCACCAAAGGAAAAATCGCCGACATCCTGCAAGCGCGCGGTCAACTGGATGAAGCCTTACGCATTCGCACCCAAGAGCAAATGCCCGTGTATGAACAACTCGGCGAGGTGCGCTCCATCGCGATCACCAAAGGAAAAATCGCCGACATCCTGCAAGCGCGCGGTCAACTGGATGAAGCCTTACGCATTCGCACCACTGACGAATTGCCCGTGTATGAACAACTCGGCGATACTCGTGCACTATTAATTGGGCGAACTAATACAGCACTATTGTTATGGCAAATTGATGCAGAACAACATCAAGCGGAAATTCAAAACCTTTTACAGCTTGCCTTAGCGGATGCAAAGCAAATGCAAATTCCAGAAGCCGAGCAGATTGAGGGGATTATGCAGCGCTTGAATAGCACTACCACCCCAACCGCGCCTAAAGCAAACCGTTTTTGGTAA
- a CDS encoding type II toxin-antitoxin system VapC family toxin: protein MYLLDTNVLSELRKAAHGKANPQVVHWASQQNTAHLYTSVITILELEQGILQIERRDTQQGKPLRHWLEQQVLPSFAGRILSLDIKAARQCAALHVPNPVSYRDAMIAAIALANKFTMVTRNTEDFKATGVTLINPWSAI from the coding sequence ATGTACTTATTAGACACGAATGTTTTATCGGAACTGCGTAAAGCGGCTCACGGCAAAGCGAATCCTCAAGTAGTGCATTGGGCAAGCCAGCAAAATACGGCGCATTTATATACGTCAGTTATTACCATCTTGGAACTTGAACAGGGTATTTTGCAAATAGAGCGGCGTGATACCCAACAGGGGAAACCGTTGCGTCATTGGTTAGAACAGCAAGTATTGCCTAGTTTTGCCGGACGCATTTTAAGTTTGGATATAAAAGCGGCTCGTCAATGTGCTGCCTTGCATGTACCTAATCCGGTGTCTTATCGGGATGCCATGATTGCTGCGATTGCCTTAGCCAATAAGTTCACGATGGTGACACGCAATACAGAAGATTTTAAGGCAACCGGGGTGACGTTAATCAACCCGTGGTCAGCTATATAA
- a CDS encoding type II toxin-antitoxin system prevent-host-death family antitoxin has protein sequence MSVNFSSREFNQDVSRAKKAALQAPVFITDRGRPSHVLLSIEEYQRLTHTLPTIVELLAMQADIEFEPQTITAPLWQEAELL, from the coding sequence ATGTCTGTTAATTTTTCCAGTCGCGAATTCAACCAAGATGTGAGCCGTGCGAAAAAAGCCGCTTTGCAAGCCCCGGTCTTTATTACTGACAGAGGTCGACCTTCGCATGTTTTATTGAGTATTGAGGAATACCAAAGGCTGACGCATACCTTGCCGACTATTGTGGAATTGCTGGCTATGCAAGCTGATATTGAGTTTGAGCCGCAAACCATTACTGCACCTTTGTGGCAGGAGGCGGAGTTACTCTAA
- a CDS encoding endonuclease domain-containing protein, with the protein MNNRSFQPYNPALVALARANRSKPTPAEKAMWLTILRRRQLVGFKFLRQKPIDGYIVDFYCAALGLVIEIDGNSHADKADYDAERTRILNTYGLWVIRYTNNDVLQNPSGVYQTLIEQIQQRLGMDVCPLP; encoded by the coding sequence ATGAATAATCGCTCTTTCCAACCGTATAATCCGGCTCTAGTTGCATTGGCTAGGGCAAACCGTAGCAAACCGACTCCAGCGGAAAAAGCCATGTGGTTAACTATACTGCGTCGTCGTCAGTTAGTAGGTTTTAAGTTTCTGCGTCAAAAGCCCATAGATGGCTATATTGTTGATTTTTATTGTGCAGCGTTGGGCTTGGTCATTGAAATTGATGGTAACAGTCATGCGGATAAAGCCGATTATGATGCGGAGCGTACCCGTATTCTAAATACCTATGGTTTGTGGGTGATTCGTTATACCAATAACGACGTTCTGCAAAACCCAAGCGGGGTGTATCAAACTCTTATAGAGCAAATTCAACAAAGGCTCGGAATGGATGTCTGCCCCCTCCCCTGA
- a CDS encoding methionine gamma-lyase: MSHTNKPLGFATRAIHHAYDPYAGTGDLNPPIHLSSTYTFPTVEDGGLRFAGEQQGYVYSRVGNPTTVLLEQRLADLEGGEAALVTASGMGATTSLLWTLLKPGDEIIADKTLYGCTYAYFNHGLAKFGIQITHIDMTEVANLAAAISEKTRVVFFESPANPNMRLVDIAAVSKIARHYENCKVVVDNTYCTPYLQRPLEMGAHYVVHSATKYLGGHGDLIAGAIIGDQETLQQVRFYGIKDMTGAVMSSQDAFLVLRGLKTLTLRMQRHTQNAQALAEYLAQHPKVETCYYPGLKTFPQYDLAQQQMLLPGGMLACELTGGFAAGCRFMNALQLITRAVSLGDAESLAQHPASMTHSTYTPEERAAHGISEGLVRISAGLEDTADLLQDVAQALAVA, encoded by the coding sequence ATGAGCCATACAAATAAACCACTCGGCTTTGCCACCCGTGCTATTCACCACGCCTACGACCCCTATGCGGGTACAGGGGATTTAAACCCACCCATTCACTTAAGTTCGACTTACACCTTTCCCACCGTTGAAGATGGCGGCTTGCGTTTTGCAGGTGAACAGCAAGGCTATGTGTATTCGCGGGTAGGCAACCCCACCACGGTGTTATTAGAACAGCGTTTGGCGGATTTAGAAGGCGGTGAGGCGGCTTTAGTTACGGCTTCCGGCATGGGTGCGACCACTTCGCTGTTATGGACTTTGCTTAAACCCGGCGATGAAATCATTGCGGATAAAACCTTATACGGCTGTACCTATGCTTATTTCAATCACGGTTTAGCCAAATTCGGTATTCAGATTACGCATATTGATATGACAGAGGTGGCAAATCTAGCGGCTGCTATTAGCGAAAAAACCCGCGTGGTATTTTTTGAATCGCCCGCCAATCCGAATATGCGCTTGGTGGATATTGCAGCGGTGTCTAAAATAGCGCGGCACTATGAGAACTGCAAAGTGGTGGTGGATAACACCTATTGCACGCCGTATTTGCAACGTCCGCTCGAAATGGGGGCGCATTATGTGGTGCATTCGGCAACCAAATATTTGGGCGGGCATGGCGATCTCATTGCGGGTGCTATCATTGGCGATCAGGAAACCCTGCAACAAGTCCGCTTCTATGGCATTAAAGATATGACGGGGGCGGTAATGTCATCGCAAGACGCGTTTCTCGTGTTACGCGGCTTAAAAACCTTAACCTTACGTATGCAACGCCATACGCAAAATGCACAGGCGCTTGCTGAATATTTAGCGCAACATCCCAAAGTCGAAACCTGCTATTACCCCGGTTTAAAAACCTTTCCGCAATACGATTTGGCACAACAACAAATGCTACTTCCCGGTGGTATGTTGGCTTGCGAACTAACCGGCGGTTTTGCAGCAGGTTGTCGCTTTATGAACGCGCTGCAATTAATTACCCGTGCGGTTAGTTTGGGCGACGCCGAAAGCCTTGCGCAACACCCCGCTAGCATGACGCACTCTACTTACACACCAGAAGAACGCGCCGCCCACGGCATTAGTGAAGGTTTAGTGCGTATTTCCGCAGGCTTAGAAGACACAGCGGATTTATTACAGGATGTGGCGCAAGCCTTGGCAGTGGCTTAA
- a CDS encoding flavodoxin domain-containing protein, with the protein MVLSEQQLQQVTSAVSGLAPNQLAWLGGYITGLSQTVLGNNLALPMNAASSSPALSATVLYGTQTGNSKKVASQLHAALQAKGVNASVFNMKDYRPQNLKKETRVYFVVSTQGNGEPPDEARAFYKFLQDKRAPRLEHLEYAVLGLGDSSYEEFCQAGITLDTRLAELGAKSVVNRADCDLDFADSADVWQQQVLAQLPPAPNNVVPLRPNALSAQVAQASEGFYAAEVLNRVRLTTNQSEKDVYQLEFSIEDSGLSYAPGDILLVKTQNSPALVEAFLQATGLDGSVSVSSKTANSDLATALTARELTSVTRKQLRAYAELIGHPTLVTELEANTDITWLKDADWVDVVTRYPATLSTQQWVDLLRVLQPRQYSIASSPSAHSGEIHLLIKRVEYLHLNRLHLGSASNALAHVELGEKLEIQVKPNTHFKLPSSPNTKIIMIGAGTGVAPFRSFLFEREAQGIKGNTWLFFGEQRFRSDFLYQVEWQALLQSGTLEKMSVAFSRDQAQKIYVQHRILEQAEQLYTWLQMGAHIYVCGDMHKMAKDVHEALIQVLVSAGKQDLQQAQLTLEEWITDGRYQRDVY; encoded by the coding sequence ATGGTTTTGAGTGAGCAGCAGCTCCAACAGGTGACCAGTGCAGTGAGCGGCTTAGCACCGAATCAACTCGCATGGTTGGGTGGCTATATTACCGGCTTATCGCAAACCGTCTTAGGCAATAATTTAGCGCTACCCATGAACGCTGCCAGCAGTAGCCCCGCTTTGAGTGCCACCGTGTTATACGGCACACAAACCGGTAATTCTAAAAAAGTCGCCAGCCAATTACATGCCGCCTTACAAGCCAAGGGTGTGAATGCCAGCGTGTTTAATATGAAAGATTATCGCCCGCAAAATTTAAAGAAAGAAACGCGGGTCTATTTTGTGGTCAGTACGCAAGGCAATGGCGAACCGCCGGATGAAGCCCGCGCGTTTTATAAATTCCTGCAAGATAAACGCGCCCCCCGCTTAGAACACTTGGAATATGCAGTATTAGGTTTAGGTGATTCCAGTTACGAAGAATTCTGCCAAGCAGGTATTACCTTAGATACACGGCTCGCCGAATTAGGCGCTAAATCTGTGGTAAACCGCGCTGATTGTGATTTGGATTTTGCTGACAGCGCCGATGTATGGCAACAACAAGTATTAGCTCAATTGCCGCCAGCCCCCAATAATGTGGTACCCCTGCGCCCGAATGCCTTAAGTGCGCAAGTGGCACAAGCCAGTGAGGGTTTTTATGCGGCTGAAGTGCTGAATCGTGTACGTCTCACCACGAATCAGTCGGAAAAAGATGTGTATCAACTGGAATTTTCGATTGAAGATTCGGGTTTAAGCTATGCGCCCGGCGATATTTTATTGGTTAAAACCCAAAACAGTCCGGCATTAGTCGAGGCATTTTTACAAGCAACAGGCTTAGATGGCAGCGTTAGCGTTAGCAGCAAAACCGCCAACAGCGATTTAGCCACTGCCCTCACTGCGCGCGAATTAACCAGTGTGACCCGCAAGCAATTACGCGCTTATGCCGAGCTAATTGGCCATCCAACCTTAGTAACTGAGTTAGAGGCTAACACTGATATTACGTGGTTAAAGGATGCGGATTGGGTGGATGTAGTGACACGTTATCCCGCTACTTTAAGCACCCAACAATGGGTAGATTTACTACGCGTTTTGCAACCGCGTCAGTATTCGATTGCGTCTAGCCCTAGTGCTCACAGTGGCGAAATTCACTTATTGATTAAGCGTGTGGAATATTTGCACTTAAACCGCTTACATCTAGGCTCAGCCTCCAATGCATTGGCGCACGTCGAATTAGGCGAAAAACTCGAAATTCAAGTTAAACCTAACACACATTTCAAGTTGCCCTCATCGCCTAATACCAAAATTATTATGATTGGCGCAGGCACCGGCGTAGCTCCGTTTCGTAGTTTCTTATTTGAACGCGAGGCGCAAGGCATTAAGGGCAATACGTGGTTATTCTTTGGTGAACAGCGTTTCCGCAGCGATTTCCTGTATCAAGTGGAGTGGCAAGCCTTATTGCAATCCGGCACGTTAGAGAAAATGAGCGTGGCATTCTCCCGCGATCAGGCACAAAAAATTTACGTGCAACACCGCATACTTGAACAAGCCGAACAGCTTTACACATGGTTACAAATGGGTGCGCATATTTATGTGTGTGGCGACATGCATAAAATGGCAAAAGATGTGCATGAAGCTTTGATTCAAGTATTAGTCAGCGCGGGTAAGCAAGATTTACAACAAGCGCAACTCACCTTGGAAGAGTGGATCACGGATGGGCGTTATCAACGCGATGTGTATTAA
- a CDS encoding phosphoadenylyl-sulfate reductase codes for MTFNPAELKHLNAEFANYELAGALKALRQRFSGKIAFSSSLGLEDQVITDAIFSQALAIEVFTLDTGRQFPENYATLDATLKKYAQPIRVLYPNTEAIERYVSSEGINALYASVAQRKACCAIRKIEPLNRALQGVEVWITGLRAAQSAYRSDMQLFEWDESRNLLKFNPLLHWSLPEVRAYIAEHAVPYNPLHDQGFPSIGCQPCTRAITVGEDERAGRWWWESANQECGLHDGTSAQAFKSINRLGLTSAETKTHD; via the coding sequence ATGACATTTAATCCAGCCGAACTTAAGCACTTAAACGCTGAGTTTGCTAACTATGAACTGGCAGGGGCGCTTAAAGCCCTACGCCAACGCTTTAGCGGCAAAATCGCCTTTTCCAGCAGTTTAGGTTTAGAAGATCAGGTGATTACAGATGCGATTTTTAGTCAAGCCTTAGCCATTGAAGTATTCACCTTAGATACCGGACGGCAATTTCCCGAAAATTACGCCACCTTAGACGCGACCTTAAAAAAGTACGCGCAACCGATTCGCGTGTTATACCCGAATACCGAAGCGATTGAACGTTATGTCAGTAGCGAAGGCATTAATGCGTTATACGCTTCCGTAGCACAACGCAAAGCCTGCTGTGCGATTCGCAAGATTGAACCATTAAACCGTGCGTTACAAGGTGTGGAGGTTTGGATTACTGGGTTGCGAGCTGCACAATCGGCGTACCGTTCTGATATGCAACTGTTTGAATGGGATGAAAGCCGCAACTTATTAAAATTTAACCCTTTATTGCATTGGTCGTTGCCGGAGGTACGGGCTTATATTGCTGAACATGCTGTGCCGTATAATCCCTTACACGATCAAGGCTTTCCTAGCATTGGCTGCCAGCCTTGCACCCGAGCGATCACGGTCGGTGAAGACGAACGCGCTGGACGCTGGTGGTGGGAAAGCGCTAATCAAGAATGCGGCTTACACGATGGCACTAGCGCGCAGGCGTTTAAAAGCATTAATCGTTTAGGACTGACTTCAGCGGAGACTAAAACCCATGACTAA